The following are encoded together in the Primulina tabacum isolate GXHZ01 chromosome 18, ASM2559414v2, whole genome shotgun sequence genome:
- the LOC142533510 gene encoding uncharacterized protein LOC142533510 → MYGSGKCFKCGGTGHLLKDCPQGTLPTQGRVFALHAAEANPGTMLFIGRIFIGGASTNALIDSGATHSFISETFANSIKVKMIGLDVAYSVVIPSGKEMAATSVVREIDLELHGNLVYADLIVLPMPEFDIILGMDWLHKNRARKLMHRGCRAFIATIISVPEVPSQSVADVPVVRDFSDVFPDDVSGRRPGAGN, encoded by the exons ATGTATGGCTCTGGGAAGTGTTTCAAGTGTGGCGGTACTGGCCATTTGCTAAAGGATTGTCCTCAGGGGACATTGCCtactcagggcagagtgtttgcacTCCATGCAGCGGAGGCGAATCCAGGGACTATGCTCTTTATAG gaagAATATTTATAGGCGGAGCTTCTACGAACGCCTTGAttgattcaggggccactcattcattcatatccgAGACCTTTGCGAATTCCATCAAGGTCAAGATGATTGGATTGGATGTGGCGTATTCTGTGGTTATTCCATCTGGCAAGGAGATGGCAGCGACTAGCGTAGTACGAGaaatagacctcgagcttcatggaaATCTTGTCTATGCGGATTTGATCGTgctgccaatgccagagttcGATATTATCCTTGGTATGGATTGGCTGCACAAGAACAGA gctaggaagctcatgcatcgGGGTTGTCGAGCATTCATTGCGACCATTATATCTGTTCCCGAGGTCCCTAGCCAGTCAGTTGCAGATGTCCCAGTTGTCAGGGACTTttcagacgtttttcccgatgacgtctctggtagaAGACCG ggagctgGGAATTGA